Proteins from a genomic interval of Acidobacteriota bacterium:
- a CDS encoding protein kinase codes for MRSRPAKTRPRLSTRAAAATTRTTRSVHVPLDGGGYLLQPAQTVFSPETRLEYRIERLLGQGGYGQVYLARRRGRSTTVPQVVCVKASTRIDGWLREAYFGQVLDANPRAIRVFDGFPLARPDGRMVYCLVIEYASHGDLGLFLHRDGRPWPEATVRREIAGILQVLGKLHRGQMLHRDLTPMNVFVCEGRRLKLGDFGIARQQSGQRGITARTLNRSMAPSDLLASAAPKWQARDDVYQVGQLLAMLVKGDARERVRPHEVRRFACSDHLKEIIYRCIGERRKRYENADELIDALRHPPATLDVGVLRTLKGVHLAFTGILTRPRADAIDAARRAGAVVHGMPSARTSVVVRGRPNPQQAAGRDAGLKLMEIKRLREKGHRIVLLDEARFWQLCRRR; via the coding sequence ATGCGATCACGACCCGCGAAGACCCGCCCGCGCCTGTCGACGCGCGCGGCGGCCGCGACGACCCGCACTACCCGGTCGGTGCACGTTCCGCTCGACGGTGGCGGCTACCTGCTGCAGCCGGCTCAGACCGTTTTCAGTCCCGAGACCAGGCTCGAATACCGCATCGAACGGCTGCTGGGGCAGGGGGGCTACGGCCAGGTGTACCTCGCCCGGCGTCGCGGCCGCTCGACGACGGTGCCGCAGGTGGTGTGCGTCAAGGCCAGCACGCGGATCGACGGGTGGCTGCGCGAGGCGTACTTCGGACAGGTGCTCGACGCCAACCCGCGCGCCATTCGTGTCTTCGACGGCTTCCCGCTCGCGCGGCCCGACGGCAGGATGGTCTACTGCCTGGTCATCGAATACGCCAGCCATGGCGACCTCGGCCTGTTCCTCCACCGCGACGGGAGACCGTGGCCCGAAGCGACGGTGCGCCGCGAGATCGCGGGCATCCTGCAGGTCCTCGGCAAGCTCCACCGCGGGCAGATGCTCCACCGTGACCTGACGCCCATGAACGTGTTCGTGTGCGAAGGCCGCCGCCTGAAGCTCGGCGACTTCGGGATCGCTCGCCAGCAGAGCGGCCAGCGGGGCATCACGGCGCGAACGCTCAATCGGTCGATGGCGCCGAGCGACCTCCTGGCGAGCGCGGCGCCGAAGTGGCAGGCGCGCGACGACGTGTACCAGGTGGGCCAGTTGCTGGCGATGCTGGTGAAGGGCGATGCGCGGGAGCGCGTGCGACCGCACGAGGTACGGCGGTTCGCGTGCAGCGATCACCTCAAGGAGATCATCTACCGGTGCATCGGTGAGCGGCGGAAGCGGTACGAGAACGCCGACGAGCTCATCGACGCGTTGCGGCATCCGCCGGCCACGCTCGACGTCGGCGTGCTGCGCACGCTGAAGGGCGTGCACCTGGCCTTCACCGGTATCCTCACGCGCCCCCGGGCCGATGCCATCGATGCGGCTCGGCGGGCCGGCGCCGTCGTCCACGGCATGCCGTCGGCGCGGACGAGCGTCGTCGTGCGAGGGCGGCCGAACCCGCAGCAGGCGGCCGGCCGCGATGCCGGATTGAAGCTCATGGAGATCAAGCGCCTGCGCGAGAAAGGCCACCGGATCGTGCTGCTCGACGAAGCCAGGTTCTGGCAGTTGTGCCGTCGCCGGTGA
- a CDS encoding DinB family protein translates to MIAYHRRLLDFDHWANLATLAALSPVADRAPRSVAWLAHIMAAKRVWYARVVGTPMPHQVNPTLTLDETRAELDVARDEWQRLLAELTDASLGQVARYANTRGQWFECTLGDIVTHLPLHGQHHRGQIAADIRAAGGTPPVIDFIHAARSGRLDRP, encoded by the coding sequence GTGATTGCCTATCACCGTCGCCTGCTCGACTTCGATCATTGGGCCAACCTCGCAACGCTCGCGGCCCTGTCGCCCGTGGCCGACCGCGCTCCCAGGTCGGTGGCCTGGCTTGCGCACATCATGGCGGCGAAGCGCGTGTGGTACGCACGCGTGGTCGGAACGCCCATGCCCCACCAGGTGAACCCGACGCTGACTCTCGACGAGACTCGCGCGGAACTCGACGTGGCGCGCGACGAGTGGCAGCGACTGCTCGCCGAGTTGACCGACGCGTCGCTGGGACAGGTCGCACGCTACGCCAACACACGGGGCCAGTGGTTCGAGTGCACGCTCGGCGACATCGTCACGCACCTGCCGCTCCACGGGCAGCACCACCGGGGTCAGATCGCGGCGGACATCCGTGCCGCCGGCGGCACGCCGCCCGTCATCGACTTCATTCACGCGGCGCGATCGGGGCGGCTGGACAGGCCTTGA
- a CDS encoding GMC family oxidoreductase N-terminal domain-containing protein: MTRTRRQFLQDSALLFGAAPAWARTAHAARSSAREVDFVVVGAGSSGCVIAHRLSADPDLRVLVVEAGGPPTSPAADEPGRWTSLLGGDLDWGYATEPEPGLNDRVVSWPRGRALGGSSVINAMSYVRGHRLNFERWAELADASWSFREVLPLFKRAEDNSRGASEFLGAGGPLAVTDTTDPHAGHVAFLEAASAMGFAARPEWDFNGAQQENGAGYYQKNIRAGRRHSTYAAFLEPVRERPNLTVWSDTRVHRVLVERGRVVGVRCAHQGGVVDVRATRGVVLAAGAVDSPKLLMLSGIGPADALGQHGVPVLVDLPAVGANLHDRPRVTLRWEGKTELPPSSVSAGLFTWSGQGAPGEVPDLAFFVGRGLDEPDRFVSISVGIGAPKSRGSIALRSADPHDAPVIRANYFDDGRDLDVMLEGVRLARALAATKAYAALRGDPIDPGPEEDTVGALRVFIRRTADTIFHPAGTCRMGHDAASVVDPRLRVRGVEGLWVADASIMPELVNAQIHAACVMIGERAADILRA, translated from the coding sequence GTGACACGAACCCGACGTCAGTTCCTCCAGGACTCCGCCCTGCTGTTCGGCGCCGCCCCCGCGTGGGCGCGGACGGCGCACGCCGCTCGGTCATCTGCACGCGAGGTCGACTTCGTCGTTGTCGGCGCCGGCTCGTCGGGGTGCGTCATCGCACACCGGCTGAGCGCCGATCCCGACCTTCGTGTCCTCGTCGTCGAGGCCGGCGGGCCTCCGACCTCGCCCGCCGCCGACGAGCCGGGGCGATGGACCTCGCTGCTCGGCGGCGATCTCGACTGGGGCTATGCGACCGAGCCGGAGCCGGGCTTGAACGATCGCGTCGTCAGCTGGCCGCGAGGGCGGGCGCTCGGCGGGTCGAGCGTGATCAACGCGATGTCGTACGTGCGGGGACACCGGCTGAACTTCGAACGCTGGGCAGAGCTCGCCGACGCGTCGTGGTCGTTTCGGGAAGTGCTGCCGCTCTTCAAGCGCGCCGAGGACAACTCGCGCGGCGCCTCCGAGTTCCTCGGGGCCGGCGGGCCCCTCGCGGTCACCGACACGACCGATCCGCACGCCGGCCACGTCGCGTTTCTCGAGGCCGCGAGCGCGATGGGGTTCGCGGCACGGCCGGAGTGGGACTTCAACGGTGCCCAGCAGGAGAACGGCGCGGGCTACTACCAGAAGAACATCCGCGCCGGACGCCGGCATTCCACGTATGCCGCGTTTCTCGAACCCGTGCGCGAGCGACCGAACCTGACCGTCTGGTCCGATACGCGCGTTCATCGCGTGCTCGTCGAGCGCGGCCGGGTCGTCGGCGTGCGATGCGCACACCAGGGTGGGGTCGTCGACGTGCGCGCGACGCGCGGCGTGGTACTCGCGGCTGGAGCCGTCGACTCACCGAAGCTCCTGATGCTCTCGGGCATCGGACCCGCCGACGCGCTCGGGCAGCACGGCGTCCCCGTGCTCGTCGACCTGCCGGCCGTCGGCGCGAACCTCCACGATCGACCTCGCGTGACGTTGCGCTGGGAGGGGAAGACGGAGCTTCCGCCTTCGTCGGTCTCGGCGGGGCTCTTCACCTGGTCGGGGCAGGGAGCGCCGGGAGAGGTTCCCGACCTCGCGTTTTTCGTCGGCCGCGGCCTCGACGAGCCCGATCGGTTCGTCTCGATCAGCGTGGGCATCGGCGCGCCGAAGAGCCGTGGGTCCATCGCGCTCCGCAGCGCGGACCCACACGACGCGCCCGTCATCCGGGCGAACTACTTCGACGATGGCCGCGACCTCGACGTGATGCTCGAGGGCGTCCGGCTCGCCCGCGCGCTGGCGGCGACGAAGGCCTATGCCGCACTGCGCGGCGATCCGATCGATCCGGGGCCGGAGGAAGACACCGTCGGCGCACTTCGCGTGTTCATCCGCCGCACGGCCGACACGATCTTCCACCCGGCGGGCACGTGCCGGATGGGGCACGATGCCGCGTCGGTGGTCGATCCCCGTTTGCGGGTGCGTGGCGTCGAGGGCCTCTGGGTCGCCGACGCGTCGATCATGCCTGAGCTGGTCAACGCGCAGATCCACGCGGCGTGCGTGATGATCGGCGAGCGCGCGGCCGACATCCTCCGGGCTTGA
- a CDS encoding cytosine permease gives MSWSGPSDRHTGHDAAVSPAARADRPSAWFDTLPVYFEERIWGFADLTLVMTGLAIATWAFLIGGTTITFVGFKAGLAANVIGVMVGTAIIAASVLGTAKYGQEHYTFLRSHFGRHGVKPLVYAWMLAITVGWNAVLAVMFGRASTNVVNAMLETAFSVDSLVVVGFGLLALGLTWLIVVRGPGTIRWVNRLAAPGLVVVMLGMLYLLLREYRYDDFLAFEPLEPYGIKPVDFMIAVELNLAAMLSYWPGLGSLSRLARTQRGAFWAFLIGLGVMTALAQALGMMTALALGQSDPTAWMIPVGGVALGAAALLWIAFANVTSMASVVYVFLVAARQEGVRFVSRLSWSACSAIVAIATAVLLVRPTWIYDHFLNFILWTGLGYGPAIGISMADYFLLRRQRIDLRALYDERAGSPYDFWGGWNWPALVALVVGSVSYLAFLDPKSLAYHGWFPYTTATLPSMAAGILVYLVLTRWVVKPRGLGGY, from the coding sequence GTGTCCTGGTCTGGGCCCTCTGATCGCCACACCGGACACGATGCCGCCGTCTCGCCGGCGGCGCGCGCCGACCGTCCCTCCGCCTGGTTCGACACCCTGCCCGTCTACTTCGAGGAGCGCATCTGGGGGTTCGCCGACCTCACGCTCGTCATGACGGGCCTGGCCATCGCGACCTGGGCGTTTCTCATTGGCGGGACGACCATCACCTTCGTCGGTTTCAAGGCAGGCCTTGCCGCCAACGTGATTGGCGTGATGGTCGGCACGGCCATCATCGCGGCTTCGGTGCTCGGGACCGCGAAATACGGACAGGAGCACTACACGTTCCTCCGCAGCCACTTCGGCCGCCACGGCGTGAAGCCGCTCGTCTACGCCTGGATGCTCGCCATTACGGTGGGCTGGAACGCGGTGCTCGCCGTGATGTTCGGCCGCGCGTCGACCAACGTCGTCAACGCGATGCTCGAGACGGCGTTCAGCGTCGACTCGCTCGTCGTTGTCGGCTTCGGCCTGCTCGCCCTCGGCCTCACGTGGCTGATCGTCGTGCGCGGCCCCGGCACGATCCGCTGGGTGAATCGCCTTGCCGCCCCCGGCCTGGTCGTCGTGATGCTCGGCATGCTGTACCTGCTGCTGCGCGAGTACCGCTACGACGACTTCCTCGCCTTCGAGCCGCTCGAGCCCTACGGCATCAAGCCCGTCGACTTCATGATCGCCGTCGAACTGAACCTCGCGGCGATGCTCTCGTACTGGCCCGGGCTCGGCAGCCTCTCGCGCCTTGCGCGCACGCAGCGCGGCGCCTTCTGGGCGTTTCTCATCGGCCTCGGGGTCATGACCGCCCTCGCTCAAGCCCTTGGCATGATGACGGCGCTCGCGCTCGGCCAATCGGACCCCACGGCGTGGATGATTCCCGTGGGGGGCGTCGCGCTCGGCGCCGCGGCGCTGCTGTGGATTGCCTTCGCCAACGTCACGAGCATGGCGAGCGTCGTGTACGTGTTCCTCGTGGCCGCGCGCCAGGAAGGCGTGAGGTTCGTGAGCCGGCTCAGTTGGTCGGCGTGCTCGGCGATCGTCGCGATCGCGACGGCGGTGCTGCTCGTCCGCCCGACCTGGATCTACGACCACTTCCTCAACTTCATCCTGTGGACGGGGCTCGGCTACGGCCCGGCGATCGGCATCTCGATGGCCGACTACTTCCTGCTGCGGCGCCAGCGCATCGACCTCCGGGCGCTCTACGACGAGCGCGCGGGATCACCGTACGACTTCTGGGGTGGCTGGAACTGGCCGGCGCTCGTCGCGCTCGTCGTCGGCTCCGTGAGCTACCTGGCGTTCCTCGACCCGAAGAGCCTCGCCTACCACGGCTGGTTCCCTTACACGACGGCCACGTTGCCGTCGATGGCGGCGGGCATCCTCGTCTACCTCGTGCTCACCCGGTGGGTCGTCAAGCCGCGCGGGCTTGGCGGCTACTGA
- a CDS encoding red chlorophyll catabolite reductase — MPTSNNGDHVKPVSRLIAERPDVDTTPVFKELCTIQDALWDRIRGRFALTPDPSTARFQPYASPDGQAQGTLAAWSGPEIDWAVYGRIGTPGKSFCNLNINVWLGPQTKVPHLMFQFGTYPATLFYMDYFPRVHFLTTPGYMDRYFDQANAQYMELMQDDRLKPFVSQSTYVRALMSPVALCFIAEPGTDGVVDLIRTQAHAYLDRWLGWVDDAEPVRPHEYPELALRDLELRRHAAERDPANVVPERIYGTQVASAVVRALWGGDRHLARPGR, encoded by the coding sequence ATGCCGACCAGCAACAACGGCGATCACGTCAAGCCCGTGTCCAGGCTGATTGCAGAACGTCCTGACGTCGACACCACCCCCGTCTTCAAGGAGCTGTGCACGATTCAGGATGCCCTGTGGGACCGGATCCGCGGCCGGTTCGCGCTCACGCCGGATCCCTCGACGGCACGGTTCCAGCCCTACGCGTCTCCCGATGGCCAGGCCCAGGGCACGCTCGCCGCGTGGAGCGGCCCCGAGATCGACTGGGCCGTCTACGGCCGCATCGGCACGCCCGGCAAGAGCTTCTGCAACCTGAACATCAACGTGTGGCTCGGTCCGCAGACGAAGGTGCCGCACCTCATGTTCCAGTTCGGCACCTACCCGGCCACGCTGTTCTACATGGACTATTTCCCGCGCGTCCACTTCCTGACGACTCCAGGTTACATGGATCGGTACTTCGACCAGGCGAACGCGCAGTACATGGAGTTGATGCAGGACGACCGGCTGAAGCCCTTCGTCAGCCAGAGCACCTACGTTCGCGCCCTGATGTCGCCGGTGGCCCTCTGCTTCATCGCGGAGCCGGGCACTGACGGCGTCGTCGATCTCATCAGGACGCAGGCGCACGCGTACCTGGATCGGTGGCTGGGATGGGTCGACGACGCCGAGCCCGTCCGGCCGCACGAGTATCCCGAGCTCGCGCTGCGCGACCTCGAGTTGCGCCGCCATGCCGCCGAGCGCGATCCGGCCAACGTGGTCCCCGAACGCATCTACGGGACGCAGGTGGCGAGCGCCGTGGTGAGGGCGCTCTGGGGCGGCGACCGCCACCTGGCTCGACCCGGGCGCTGA
- a CDS encoding DUF664 domain-containing protein — protein MSDVKRAIQLVLARELDAFCREIEAFPDDESIWRTVPGISNSCGNLALHAAGNLQHFVGARLGASGYVRDRDREFNERSGTRLDLVAELRRAREVVTTVLGRLPDAAWDQAYPDVVGGARLPTGVFLVHLASHLAFHLGQAGYLRRVLTGENRSVTPVAIPALAALLDEPPNA, from the coding sequence ATGTCGGACGTGAAGCGTGCCATTCAGCTCGTGCTCGCCAGAGAGCTCGACGCGTTCTGTCGCGAGATCGAGGCGTTCCCCGACGACGAGTCGATCTGGAGAACGGTGCCGGGCATCTCGAATTCCTGTGGGAACCTGGCCCTGCACGCGGCCGGCAACCTGCAGCACTTCGTCGGCGCGCGACTGGGCGCCTCCGGCTACGTTCGCGACCGCGATCGCGAGTTCAACGAGCGATCGGGCACGCGCCTGGACCTCGTCGCCGAGCTCCGGCGTGCCCGTGAGGTGGTGACGACCGTTCTGGGGCGGCTGCCCGACGCCGCGTGGGACCAGGCCTATCCCGACGTCGTCGGAGGGGCGCGACTGCCGACCGGCGTCTTCCTCGTTCACCTTGCGAGCCACCTGGCCTTCCACCTCGGACAGGCTGGCTACCTGCGCCGTGTCCTGACCGGTGAGAACCGGAGCGTGACGCCGGTCGCGATCCCGGCGCTCGCGGCGCTGCTCGACGAGCCGCCGAACGCCTGA
- a CDS encoding threonylcarbamoyl-AMP synthase, which produces MVDTAQIQEAVRRLRRGELVAFPTETVYGLGADASSADAVARIFAAKGRPTTHPVIVHLARVDQVAAWTTGLPDTARRLAERFWPGPLTLVLPRGPKVLDQITGGQDTVAVRIPVHPVARALLEAFGDGIAAPSANRYGRVSPTRAEHVRQELGDAVGLVLDGGDCAVGLESTIVQCSTDRVRLLRPGGITRVEIEALVGPVEASLRGGPRVPGSTRSHYAPATPVELVEAADLDARWRARSTEGPVAVVARRAAPADFAGWWRSMPADAGTYGHDLYATLRALDGSGAARILVERVPDVPAWDAVRDRLERAAARESAETT; this is translated from the coding sequence ATGGTCGACACGGCGCAGATCCAGGAGGCAGTGAGGCGCCTTCGGCGGGGCGAACTGGTCGCCTTCCCGACCGAAACGGTCTACGGGCTGGGCGCCGACGCGTCAAGCGCGGATGCTGTCGCGCGTATCTTCGCGGCCAAGGGCCGGCCCACGACCCACCCGGTCATCGTCCACCTCGCCCGCGTCGACCAGGTCGCCGCGTGGACCACGGGACTGCCCGACACCGCTCGACGCCTGGCCGAACGCTTCTGGCCGGGTCCTCTCACGCTCGTGCTCCCTCGCGGACCGAAGGTGCTCGACCAGATCACCGGGGGGCAGGACACCGTCGCCGTTCGGATCCCGGTCCATCCCGTCGCCCGAGCGCTGCTCGAGGCCTTCGGGGATGGCATCGCCGCGCCGTCGGCGAACCGGTACGGGCGGGTGAGCCCGACGCGCGCCGAGCACGTGCGCCAGGAACTGGGTGATGCGGTTGGACTGGTGCTCGACGGAGGCGACTGCGCCGTCGGCCTGGAATCGACAATCGTCCAGTGCTCGACGGATCGCGTGCGGCTGCTCCGGCCGGGCGGCATCACCCGCGTCGAGATCGAGGCGCTCGTCGGTCCGGTGGAGGCCTCGCTGCGCGGAGGGCCTCGGGTGCCGGGTTCAACGAGATCGCACTACGCGCCGGCGACCCCGGTCGAGCTCGTGGAGGCCGCCGACCTCGACGCGCGGTGGCGCGCGCGATCAACGGAAGGCCCCGTGGCCGTGGTGGCCCGTCGGGCGGCCCCAGCCGACTTCGCCGGCTGGTGGAGGTCGATGCCAGCCGACGCCGGAACGTACGGCCACGACCTGTATGCGACGCTGCGCGCGCTCGACGGCTCAGGCGCCGCGCGCATCCTGGTCGAGCGCGTGCCGGACGTGCCAGCCTGGGACGCGGTCCGCGACCGCCTGGAACGGGCCGCGGCGCGAGAGTCGGCTGAAACGACCTGA
- a CDS encoding OFA family MFS transporter, whose amino-acid sequence MSFLAREATVAGPGYSRWLVPPAAIAVHMCIGQVYGFSVFKKPLARVLGIEAPVPGDWTEVDIGVAYSIALALLGISAAVFGKWVESHGPRKTMLASMVCFCSGLVLSAAAVRWHQLWLLYAGYGLVGGIGLGLGYISPVSTLIKWFPDRPGMATGMAIMGFGGGALIGGPLAEDLIERFASPTSVGAAEAMLVMAGLYAVSMAFGAFIVRVPPPGWRPAGWTPKENGSRLVTTANVAVDSAWRTPQFWLLWVVLCTNVSAGIGILGQASPMIQDMFGVTPAAAAGYVGLLSLCNLGGRFFWSSMSDLIGRKGVYCIYFLLGAALYASVPWTQGRGSVALFVVVTGLILTMYGGGFATIPAYLRDLFGSYQVGAIHGRLITSWSLAAIIGPQIVDRLSAHNKLAMPAEEAYNSIFLLMVVLLLVGLVANLLVRPVHPRHHVQERASVTT is encoded by the coding sequence ATGTCCTTCCTCGCACGTGAAGCCACGGTCGCCGGGCCGGGCTACTCTCGCTGGCTCGTGCCACCCGCGGCCATTGCCGTCCACATGTGCATCGGCCAGGTGTACGGCTTCAGCGTGTTCAAGAAGCCGCTGGCGCGCGTGCTCGGCATCGAGGCGCCCGTGCCGGGCGACTGGACTGAGGTCGACATCGGCGTCGCGTACTCGATTGCCCTCGCCCTGCTCGGCATCTCGGCCGCGGTCTTCGGTAAATGGGTCGAGAGCCATGGCCCACGCAAGACCATGCTCGCCAGCATGGTGTGTTTCTGCAGCGGACTCGTGCTGTCGGCGGCGGCCGTGCGCTGGCACCAGCTGTGGCTGCTCTACGCCGGCTACGGGCTCGTTGGCGGCATCGGTCTCGGCCTCGGCTACATCTCGCCCGTCTCGACGCTGATCAAGTGGTTTCCCGACCGGCCCGGCATGGCCACCGGCATGGCGATCATGGGCTTCGGAGGCGGGGCGCTCATCGGCGGCCCGCTTGCCGAGGATCTCATCGAGCGGTTCGCCTCGCCCACGTCCGTTGGCGCGGCCGAGGCCATGCTGGTCATGGCCGGGCTGTACGCCGTCTCGATGGCGTTTGGTGCGTTCATCGTCCGCGTGCCGCCCCCGGGGTGGAGGCCTGCGGGATGGACGCCAAAGGAGAACGGCAGCCGGCTGGTCACGACCGCGAACGTCGCCGTGGACAGTGCCTGGAGGACGCCGCAGTTCTGGCTGCTGTGGGTCGTGCTGTGCACCAACGTCAGCGCGGGCATCGGCATCCTGGGTCAGGCCTCGCCGATGATCCAGGACATGTTCGGCGTGACGCCCGCGGCTGCCGCCGGCTACGTCGGCCTGCTGTCGCTCTGCAACCTGGGTGGCCGGTTCTTCTGGTCGTCGATGTCCGACCTGATCGGCCGCAAGGGTGTCTACTGCATCTACTTCCTGCTCGGAGCCGCGTTGTACGCCAGCGTGCCGTGGACCCAGGGCAGGGGCAGCGTGGCCCTCTTCGTCGTCGTCACCGGTCTGATCCTGACGATGTACGGTGGGGGGTTCGCGACCATCCCGGCGTACCTGCGCGACCTCTTCGGCAGCTATCAGGTTGGGGCCATTCACGGGCGGCTGATCACGTCGTGGTCGCTCGCCGCGATCATCGGCCCGCAGATCGTCGATCGCCTGTCGGCGCACAACAAGCTGGCGATGCCGGCCGAGGAGGCGTACAACTCGATCTTCCTGCTGATGGTGGTGCTGCTGCTCGTCGGCCTGGTGGCCAACCTCCTGGTCCGCCCGGTCCATCCGCGCCACCACGTCCAGGAGCGGGCTTCGGTGACGACATGA
- a CDS encoding LysR family transcriptional regulator encodes MVVFATLVEAGSMRRAGSALGISTSAVSQQVAKLERDFKVVLLHRTTRRFVLTEAGEAFYRDCRQVRDAAHAARERLLAAREAPEGELVVSAPSMLAEMTLPLALAPLLRVYRRLNLRLLVADERFDLVDSKVDIAIVVGRVPDSTLVGHLLATWQLILCASPAYLAERGVPLEADDLGEHDLLGLAQDYIPESFTLEDAEGREALLMWRARHLSTSQSALRRMAIDGLGVSVQAREEVDDELRLGRLVRVLPQWIVGRAAVRALTWSRSREVPKVRLALDTIRRFFAKRATDAASTMSVHHGT; translated from the coding sequence ATGGTCGTCTTTGCCACCCTCGTCGAAGCTGGCTCGATGCGGCGGGCCGGCAGCGCGCTTGGCATCTCGACATCGGCCGTGAGCCAGCAGGTGGCGAAGCTCGAACGGGACTTCAAGGTCGTGCTGCTCCACCGGACGACCCGACGTTTCGTGCTCACGGAGGCGGGTGAGGCGTTCTACCGCGACTGCCGACAGGTCCGCGATGCCGCCCACGCGGCGCGAGAGCGTCTCTTGGCCGCCCGCGAGGCACCTGAGGGCGAGCTCGTGGTGAGCGCGCCATCGATGCTCGCGGAGATGACCTTGCCCCTGGCCCTCGCGCCGCTGCTTCGCGTCTATCGGCGGCTCAACCTTCGACTGCTGGTAGCCGACGAGCGCTTCGACCTCGTCGACTCGAAGGTCGACATCGCCATCGTCGTGGGTCGCGTGCCCGACTCGACCCTCGTTGGGCACCTCCTCGCCACCTGGCAGCTGATCCTCTGCGCCTCGCCGGCTTACCTTGCTGAGCGCGGTGTGCCCCTCGAGGCCGACGACCTCGGCGAACACGACCTCCTCGGTCTCGCGCAGGACTACATCCCCGAGTCGTTCACGCTGGAGGATGCAGAAGGGCGAGAGGCCTTGCTGATGTGGCGTGCGAGGCACCTGAGCACCAGCCAATCGGCCCTGAGGCGCATGGCGATCGATGGCCTGGGAGTCTCGGTGCAGGCGCGCGAGGAGGTGGACGACGAGCTGCGTCTCGGCAGGCTCGTGCGCGTGTTGCCTCAGTGGATCGTCGGCCGCGCCGCCGTGCGGGCCCTTACGTGGTCTCGCAGTCGCGAGGTGCCGAAAGTGCGTCTTGCGCTCGACACGATCCGCCGGTTCTTCGCAAAGCGGGCGACGGATGCCGCGTCGACCATGTCGGTCCACCACGGAACGTGA